cgccatttgtcgcaacggagggaagacacagtccctcaatatgagtgatcagcagacttcgtttattgtaccttattgtaccttacagtcaccttttatgccttcttataattagctcctacatattacaaaagttaagctcattattgttagttgcctaaataccaagcccgcccctagtttctcttctgtagttttctgttcccacctgcaacattcttttcccaccaaaatcttcctgttattgtgtaacaaggacagccaaagacagtgtattttgctttacttcagataagctgagagcgatgtgcatttttgtccagccagctggactatgtctatgtgaaccTTTccagctagccagttatccacaacTTGAGATGTGAAGCTGGAGATCATTAACACActtgaaaggcagaaatatttactgtacTGTTAAGTCGTGCTGTTTTTAATGTAGCAAAAGTAATTCATCTATTGGCTGGCCCTGTCTGTGGCACTAGCTATACTGTACGGTGCAGGAAAAATTGTTTAGTGCTTTGGGGTTGTGTGGTTCAAATGTAAATGTATTGTCCAGTTTGTCTGGTGGGTCTTGCCTGTCTTCCACATACTGAACTTGTCGCAGGGCTGAAAGCAAGAGGATGCTGTCGGTAATACAGAAAACACTACTGTGAGCAAGCATAGAATGCATCTCTGAATGACTCCACAAATAGACTGTGCTGCCTCTTAATTGAGCGCTCCCACGCAAATAGTTTACTTAAAGagcaagagaaataaatgatagcatgtcttttgtttctcctgGTTGCTGAGGACTGTTGCCTCCTGTTGAGgctccttttcctttgtgagctgcagctccttttgTACATCGGCAACTGTTGTGGCTGTAATTTGTTCTCCGCTCGTGTAATAAAGGTGAAGTCTGGAGAGCTGTACACACTGCCTCCTGAACTAGTTGGACGTAATGCTGGACATAGGTGAACAAACACAgcctgccttttaaaaacaaaagcaaaacctttggGATGCTTCCAGGTATAAATCACACGCTCGCTCATTGCTTTGTTGACACTAAGGGAGTCGCTTTTAAGTTCCTGAAGAGTGGTAGATGGTCTTTTATGTCGTTTAAACAGCTATGTTTATTTGATCCCCACTTGAAgctcaggaagaaaacaaatcactgTTTGGAAACTGTTTAGAAGAAAACTCATGTTCCAGCTTTGTAAAAACACTCAGGAGTAAAGGAGCGACACTGGTCATTTAAATAACCGGCCACTAACGGGCCCAGAGTTAGGTATTATTGCACCACTTTGATAATATGGAGCCCATGCAACCACTGCATGTCTCTTAGCAGCTGAGAACACACCGTCCAGTATTTTGCAGGCCAgtaagctgtttttctttatatataaatattttggcCATAGAATGCAGGCACTTTCACGTGtgtatatttattaaaaaaaataataataaagaaataattctttgtcCTTTTTGACTGTGACCAGTTGGAACTGACATGGTGTTTGTGACCACTCTGAGAAGTTCTTCCCCTGCTGTCCTTCACAGGAGGCTATTACTTGGCAAGCGCTTATGGAGCACTCTTTCTGATCAAGAACTTCCAGGAAGACCAGGCTGCCCAACTGCTGAGTTCAGAAGCTAGGGATACTCTCCGGCAGCGGCACAAGAGGAGGACAACTAACAGAACAATACCTTCAGTTGGTGATTTTCAGGTAGAACTTAgggctgaagagaaaaaaaaccacaggggATGATTGGTTTGTTGGAAATCTCTGTTTGAGTAGTATGATTTGTAATGATTTCCTTGGGTCCGCAAGTGGTGTGAAGCAGTGCTGACAATATGTCTGGCAAATCTGCCTCTGTTTTGAAGTCTTTGCACTTCATAACAGAGTGTGGTTATGATGGTATAAAGGAAACAGTAAATAACAGAGCTTTCCCACTGTCCTTTGTATTTAAGTCGTGCAGAGTGAGGACAGACCGAATCGTATTTTTAGGTTCAGCTTCTTTGTAacatctttgaaaacatttttgttggcTGCCTGCCTTATGAGCTAAACCAAGTCTTAAACCACAAATACCTAGTTAAACATGCACATTGCATAAAAACCCCCATGTAAACCGTGCATATGGCCAGTTATACAGCGTGTTCCACCAGTGTGTTTGAGCCAACAGCCCATGAGGCTGAATTTCTTGTACCACACTCTTTTGAAGCATATTATATGGTGGCCCTTTGCAGGTCTCTTGCTGTAGCgtgcaaaaatgtattttcttgctCTCACCCTATAGCCGAATGTCATTTTGATTCAAGTATATTTATGCTAAGACAAGTATTTCAGTAAACTGGCTGATATGAGCTCAGTTTCACCAGCATGAGTTTGACAAGACTGTCTGATGCAGTGTATCAGTTAACTTACCATTATTTGGATGATTGCATGCTTTCCTAATTTTGTTAATTACAGAGAATCGCCATGtttttgcatatatataatTGTTCCTTCcaattggtttttttccccctcttttggggggtttgggAAGGTGGGCACAAAATGAGTCTTTGTGGGCACCAGGAAATTATGTGTTTAACTGTAAAGCTTAAAGCGTTTGCTGTACGGAAGGTTTCTCTGTACCCACTGCATCAGTTGCTTATTTAGCAGTGCCTGATGTTTATAAGAGTGCACTGCGGAAGTCTGTGTATTCATTAATGAGCTAACAGTAGCTTGGCTCTGTGTAGAAAGGAGAGGAACTATGAAGAACACACACTCAtccctgcttttatttttattttcccttaaaCATCCAGTGTTTCCAGggcctttgctttctcttgccATATTGGCAAAGCTTCCCAACCTCTATTCCCCCATAGTCACGAAAAGTCTTCAGTAATTGCTGTGATGGTGAGTTTTGGGCTTCTAGCCCTCCATTCCTTCAGTCGTGAATTCCACCCAGTTAAAAGACTCACGAGAATTGCTTCAAACTTGCATTTGGAAGTCACGCCTCAAACAATGAATTTGTGgaaatccatttatttatttacactaACGAAGAAAAAACTGTAATACTGCATCAAAATGAAACTTAGTGGCTGCTGAATCACTGAGTAATAGTGTAGAATCGCTGCTTAAGCCTTTACCATGATCATTGCAATGTTTGTTTGTAGACTGCTTGGTTTTTTGTAAAGTCATGTGGCTGCGTGTGGTGCATTATTGCCAAGGTGCTCCTTAGTGCTCTGATGCTCTGTATGTTCTCAGTAATGGGTAAAGCGGAAGGCTCTGTGGCTGGGGAAGAGTGGCATGGACGTGTTACTGCTCTCTCTGTTGCACCAAATTTCAGCAGCTGGGTTTGGCTGCTAAATTGATGGAACTACTGGgagaaatttcagaaaactgagtACCATGCTTATCTTTAATCTTCTAAAAGTAACGTTTCAACTGACATGGCTTAGGTATTTGACTTGCATGAAAGAGACCCAGAATTTTGCTTTAAGTAGTGTTCTGATTCACTGAGGATTCCCTGTAATTAGAGAACAAGACTAAAAATGTCGTGTGGTGGTGTAAGATCTCAGGCTTTCTATGAAAGCTAACTTGCCAGAATGAGTAGGGCGTAGCCTGAATTCCAATAGAGATACTGTATAAAAAAAGGTCCTTGTCTTGACAGCAAAAGAGTTTCATGGAATGTCAACACTTTCCCATAGGGCCTCCAGCATGCTTGTTCAGTAATCGTGGGCCTTTTTGCAGTTCCTGCAAGCAGCCTTGGGACCAATTCTGTATGGCAGACAGTACCTTAGCTTACTTTCTATGTCATGCTTGGCTGCTTGTACCTGCTGAAAATTTAATTGAGCGTCAAATGAACACACAGGGAAATGTCCTGAACTCATGGTCGTAGGGCAACGCCATTCTAATtagtaaaactggaaaatagTACATTTTGAAGAATCTGCCTTGTGAGAAGGGCTGCCTTGTGTTAGGCAACTAAACTTTGTGACCCATTCTGCCACTGCCCCCACCACACACGTTGAAGGAGGCAGTCCCTAAGCCAATGCAATCAAAAACGTGgattgttaattttttttttaaataaaaaaagttttttacgTATATGAGACCTGTATGAGAGCTTAGCTTGGCCTGTTTGAATTTCTCTTCAGAAGTCTGAACCCACGGGCTAGTATAAAAGGATGGTTATGTGACAAAAATTGAATAAAATCTGAGTTTATAGTGGATTTCTCCCTTGGGAAAGAAGTGCATCTGTTACTGCAGTGTGAAAGGTGTTTAATTAGCATATAACATCATCAGACCTGCTCTTGGTCTGATTACAAGTTATTGGTTATTTAGCAATACATTCACTTGCTGtttcttactgtgttttttgtttggttttatgtttcCAAAGAAAGGGTGGATTTTTCATCAATTTCTTTGAGAGAGTATCAAATCAGGTTGCAGTAAATATGTATAAGCAGCTTGGCTACAGTGTGTACCAGACAGTATTGGAGCGTTACTCTGCTAGCAGTGGAGAGCCAGATGAAGATGCTTACAGTAAGTGGTTGTTGTGCCTTAAGTTGAATGGAAAGGTTCTTGTGTTGAGGGTTCCTGGgcctgtttgtattttttttaaatatgaaacaagTTCAGATAGCCATTGATGAATGGGATTCTGTATACTGCTTTAGATAGCTTTTCCTACTGAAAAGTACATCAGTTATGAAACTTAATTGCAGGAAACAGAATGAATCTGTGTGAGGTGAAGTTCAggttggatgttaggaaaatCTTATCCACTGACAGGGCGTTCCGTCAGGGCACCAAACCTGTCAAGAGCTCAGGAAGCATCTGGATGATGCttttagtcatatggtttagttttaggtagtcctgcgaGAAGCATGgagttggacttggtgatccTTATGGGTCACTTGCAACTCAAGATATTCCAGGAATCTAGGAAATCCTCTCAAAAAATGATCTTAATGTAACAGAGAAGTCACTTAATATGGCTTTGTGCAATGACTGTCTTCTATAatagcattattttcttttgccataGATATGAGGAAAGCTCTTTCCAGAGATATAGAGAAGAAATCAATTATACCTCTGCCTCATCCTGTGAGACCAGAAGACACTGAGTAACTGAAAACTGATTCTCAGACAACCTAGTAAGAGTGTTGGTTTCCTTCTCCCCAAAGCCCCCAAGAACTTACAGATGACAAATATTAGGCTCAATGTTTTTCGCCATGAAATACCAAAAAGCAATATTGAGAAGCTTACCAGCGCTGCTTCTGTTGGTATTGGCTGCATATTCGTGCTCTTACCCTATTGTTCTTCCTTTCAAACCATGACACTTTGGAGACTATTAAAATGGAATTGCCTCCTGTATGGTGTTGTCATGGTTTTCCTTCTTGTCCACAAAACAGTCCCCTCGCTTTGTCACTCTCACGGAGCCCTGCTCCCAAACTGAAAATGTCTGGCCACTGCTCCCACacagaaggtgccaggaaggagtTCTGTTGCTGGCTCTCACCTTCCCTTTGTGGCCATATAACTGCTGCACCAAAACTTGGGCTATGTTCTTCCTGagccacaaaaccagaaatcgGGTATATCAAAATATATTCTCCAGAACTCAAGAGGTCTCCCTTTCTCCGTGCCTTTTACTTACCTCATTCCCTAATTTAATTCTTGAATCCATCTATCCCTTCACTGTCTGTCTGGACGTCATGGATGCTGTTACTTGGAGGCATTGACCAGGCAGTTCCAACACAGGTTTTTGTCACTGTCTTCCCTGGAATTTCTTGGACAAGAGTGTAGAGGAGTGAAGGCAGAGGGTTGATgagcattgataatatgcagctgtggccttgccaccaaggcagtgggttgattgacacGGACAATGTGtagctgtagctcgttcctgctaagtagttaaatagccctgaggagtgtgggagagggggttggtTGGGGGTGGAGTGGTGTGAGCTCTGGAGGAAGGAcaaacagcatggacagtagaatctgtCTGACcataaaagccttgttgcagcctgatagcttgcttgtgctgcaacagtgggtgccctgtgtgaggctgactgagttggGCTCTGACTACAACAACCGGCGCCCAatgtagctgagacaagtgGGAGAAACTGCACCCCATAACAGACATGGTGAGAGGTGAGCCCTTGCAACTAATCAATATGGGTGTATTGTGAGATTTGTTTTACATCTTAACTCAAATCGCAACTGAAGAGGATGTGTATTACTTGGGCTTGTAACAATCTCCAGccagggttttttcttttattacagtCCTGGGCATGCAGGGTTTTActgctgttctggttttgccCTTCTCCTTAAGTGCCCAGTGAAGTTTGCTCTAGCATCAGTCAAGGCAGTTAATGTTCTCTTGTTCATCTGTTGTGTTTTTAGCACCAGTTTCTATAGGCAGAAGGGGTCCATTTGAGATCTTTGAGTCACTGTGTCATGCCATTCTGGTTTTTCCATTGGCAAACTGCTGCTGTAATTCCCTAAGGGGCTTCCTTGGGTCAGGAGGTAGTGGATGGGAGCAGGTTGCCACCCTGGGTCAGTGGTGAGTGTGGGCATGTATCATCTGACCTAGAGTTGATGTCTGTCACCACTTTAGCTCTAGAATTACTCAGAGACCAGGGACCCATGAATCACCTGGGACAgagtcaggtgatggatttgcAGAACTGACAGGACCAAAGGAAACTCctaaaaacttcagacattGACTAATGATCTGATAAGCATATATAAGCTGTGCAGTATCGCTTGGTTCTCTGCCATTCACTGTGGTGGTGGCCCAGCTCTGAGTTGTGACTAAAGCAAGGCCAGTGGTACCCACATCTGTGtaaatttctcctttaacaACAGCAATTGCTGGGGCTTATCTGTAGGACCACACCATCCACCGCCCTCCCCTGCACCTTGTGCCCTGAGTTCCCCATGCTGCTGGCTCTTCCTCGGTaaatggggtgggggcagggacaAAAAGAACCACCCGACTGTTAAAGCTGTCAGATGCAAATTATTTAGCCGCTCGAGCCACGCGGGTGCTTTTTGGTACGGAGGCAACGGGTAATAGTGGCTGGGCTGCGAGTGGGCAAAGGGCAGAACGAAGTGAACCTGAACCCTGCAGCCGCAGCAAGCAGTTCCCGTGGCCGGCTGGTGCGAACTAGGCCGAGATCCCGGCCGGTGCTCAGCACAcggttggtggagcgctgctgccacctggaGGCCAAGTGTCGGTGCTGCAGCCCCGGGACAAACGCAGCCTGAAGGTGCTCGCTGCTGCAACAGCCCCACCCCTAGCGAGAAGCCCCCCAACCTGGAGACCGCGGGGGTGTGGAGCGGCTGCGCCCCTCTACGGTTTCAATTCCCTCTCGCTTGGCAATGACACGGGTCTGCCCTTGCAGGCCTCAAAGCTGCATGCCTCTGCGCCGGGCTGCTTCTGCACATGCGGGGCTCGAGCCCCCTACGCGAAGGCATCAGGCCAGTTCTGTGCATGCGCTGCCCTTAGGTTGCCCGTAATGCTACTGCGCATCCGCCATGAAGGGAGTAACAGCGGGCCTGCAGAAAGGGACTTGGGGGTACCGGTGGGTCAAAAAATGGACACGAGCCAGCAACCTGTGCTCGTAGAGCAGAAAGCTgaccatatcctgggctgcatccacaGAAGCATGACCAGCATGTCGAGGGAAGCGATTCTGTCCCTCTGATCTCGTGAGacccacctggagtactgcatctGGCTCTGGAGTCCTTGGcaaagcaggtccagaggagagccacaaaAATGATGAGAGGGCTGGAACATCTTTCCtaagacaggctgagagaattggGGTTGTGCAGGCCGGAGAagaggctctggggagaccttattgtggtctttcagtacttaaagggggcttataagaaagatggggacaaacgTTTTAGTGGGGCCTGCAGCAATAGGACAAGGCttagtggttttaaactgaaagagggtagattcagactagacagaagaaattttttgtgatgagggtggtgaaacactggtAGAAGTTGCCCAGAGACGTGGCAGATGCCTCGTGCCAGggaacattcaaggtcaggttggacagggctgtAAGCAGCCTGATCTACTTGAAGATGCCCCTGCTtcctgcagtggggctggacTAGggggcctttaaaggtcccttctgacACAAACCATTCCGTGATTCTGTAAACTGCCAGTGTCATTCTGGCCgctgtgtgtttatatatactTGAAGAAGTCAAAGTCCTTcacaactgaaattttactCTGAGAGTTCTGAATTGCCTTGAAATTCTCAAGagcttttctccaaaatatcCCTTCCAGAGATACTGATATTCAGATCCTGGACCGAACACCGTACCTGAGATTGTTTTACAGCAGGGCAGCAAAGTTTTGTAGAACAAGTGAGGCCGAGAGACTGCCCAGACACATTCTCCTCCATGTTCTCCCACACCCATGTGGCAGcaccttcagaaaacacttttctattCGTTCCCGATAGTTCCAAACCTCTCTAACAAGATTTTACCAATGTCCTCCCCCctgaagcagtgctgctgttaccACAGATAGCAATGCAAAGATGTTCAAAGGAAATGGTCAGAAACACTTGGAAGCTAAAGGTCACaataagcaggaaaagaaaatattttaccatgTACATGAGACTGTTGGAAACTTTTTGCCGGTGCAAAGTGGGAATTTTCAGCTACCTGCAGGAGACAGTAATCTTTCATTAAAAGGCCTGAATCTATATAAACAAAGCAGTCATACTGGCGGTTGgattttcaaatttttgtttgaataaGAGAGACAATAAGCAACTCATTGTCATGGGTGACAATACCAGCAAATATTGTCCTAAAAGAGATATGaatttcccctcttcctcacAGGCAGTCATGTGGAAAGCCATAATCACATACCGATGTTGACAGTAACTGTTTTATGCAGAGTATTTTAGCGGAcataaaaatgggaagaagaaggaataaAGTCTACTGGGAGAGAACTAACTGCTCCTGTAGGAAATATCAAAAGGTATCACAAGGTATCACAGAAACGGAGTGGAGAAAGTAACTGGGAGGGTGAGCAGGCAGGGTAAGAAAACCCTTAATACAATAAACAAGAGTGGTCCTATGTATGCATCCATGAAAACAAGCTGtgttcaaaaataaagcactaaaCCCAcctaccaccaaaaaaacccccgcactccaaaatcccccaaaagacaaaggttattaaaattttaacctTGAACATGAAAAGGATATGGATATTAGATGCCAGCCCTCCATGACACTCGCTAGCAATCATACACACCCTCCCCTGGAAGATTTCAATGCATCAAGCTCACATGCTACATTACACCTTTGAATGTCTGTGCAAACCTATCGCATATGTTAACTGTGGATGCGATGAGAATGGAG
The Falco rusticolus isolate bFalRus1 chromosome Z, bFalRus1.pri, whole genome shotgun sequence DNA segment above includes these coding regions:
- the LOC119141162 gene encoding ras and Rab interactor 2-like — translated: MENNSGRLYGTDFLPVLTYVLAQGDMVELDTETEYMMELLDPSLLHGEGGYYLASAYGALFLIKNFQEDQAAQLLSSEARDTLRQRHKRRTTNRTIPSVGDFQKGWIFHQFL